From the Campylobacter volucris genome, the window GCTGAAAAAATTTGGTGTGAATGCTCTATAAATTTAAGAATTGATAGAATATTAAAAGATTATTCTAAAATTAAAAAAGAATATTTTTATCATTGTGTGGAAAAAATCTCTCCTTATATTAGTAAAGATTTCAAACACAATCTTTTACAAAATTATGAAAATAATGATCTTAAAAATTGTGCTTTAATGCTTTTTGAATACTATGATAAGGTTTATAAAAAACCTTTAAAAATAAATCATTACATCAATACAGATAATTTACATCAAGCAAAAAAATATCTTATAAATTTACAAGATTAAAATTTGAACAAATATCATAAAAATAATACTTGATAAAATTCCTGCTACAGGTAAGGTAATCACCCAAGCAAGGCCAATAGGTTTCATCATATTCCATTTTGCATCTTTGTTAAACACCCCTATTCCAAGTATCGCTCCGATTAAAATATGTGTTGAGCTAACAGGAATTCCTAATTGAGTTGCCAAAAGTATAACTATACTGGCACCAAGTTCAGCACTAAAACCTGTAGTTGGTTTAATTTGAGCTAATTTTGATCCAACAGTTTGGATAACTTCTTTGCCTAAAAACCAAAGCCCAATAACCAAAGATATACCAAACATCAACATTACAGCAAATGGGACTGGCGAGCTTGGATTGATTGTGTTATTTTTAAGCACATCTAAAATTGCAGCAAATGGGCCTAGAGCATTGGCAATATCATTAGCCCCATGCGAAAAAGCAAAACTTGAAGCAGTAAAAATTTGAAACCACGAAAAAATCTTTTCTATGGTTTTATTTAATTCTGTTTTTTTCATCAATCTAACAACTGCTAGAGTTACTATATAAGCAAAAATGGAAATAATAAAAACTATCCATAAATTTTGCATCAAATTTAAAGTAGAAACCTTGTTTAATCCTTTAAACAAAAACATAGAAGAAATCACCAAAGCAGCCACACCAGCTATCAATGGCACATGAAATTTCATCTTACTAAAAACATCTATATCTTTTTCTTTGTCTTTTAATTGTTTAATTTTTAATTTATACTCACTTTTTTTCTCATCATCATCTAGCACTATAGCGCTTAATTCTTTAATCTGTTCTTCTTGAGATTTATTTTGTAAATTTTTAAAATATTCTTCTTTAAATGCTTTTTTCTCTTTTTTAATTTCTTTAATTTTGACATTAATAAGCGAAGAAGGCTCTAAAATTCGTTTATAAATATATGAGTAAATCAAATACGCAAC encodes:
- a CDS encoding inorganic phosphate transporter, yielding MNKDNMIAFFIFIISVLCFFVWGYNYIPNNSMILFILASVFGIFMAFNIGGNDVANSFGTSVGAKTVTIKQALIIAAVFELSGAIFAGGSVTNTIRSGIVVLPNGVDPMVFVCIMLSALLSSGIWLLIASKKGLPVSTTHSIIGGIVGASIAMGFMFFNQHEAFSMVNWNGIYKIVASWIISPLLGGLVAYLIYSYIYKRILEPSSLINVKIKEIKKEKKAFKEEYFKNLQNKSQEEQIKELSAIVLDDDEKKSEYKLKIKQLKDKEKDIDVFSKMKFHVPLIAGVAALVISSMFLFKGLNKVSTLNLMQNLWIVFIISIFAYIVTLAVVRLMKKTELNKTIEKIFSWFQIFTASSFAFSHGANDIANALGPFAAILDVLKNNTINPSSPVPFAVMLMFGISLVIGLWFLGKEVIQTVGSKLAQIKPTTGFSAELGASIVILLATQLGIPVSSTHILIGAILGIGVFNKDAKWNMMKPIGLAWVITLPVAGILSSIIFMIFVQILIL